GGACATTGCAATATTTCCTGCATGCAGCAATCATTTCAGGACCGAAAGTGAGATTTGGTACGAAATTTCCATCCATTACATCAAATTGAATTCTATCTACCCCAGCTTCCTCGAGTTCTTTCACACATGCCCCCATGTTTGCCCAATCTGCTGGTAAAACTGAAGGAATTATTTGAATTGGTCTATTAGCACCAGTTAAATTTGCTTGATTTGACTCAGTCATTTAATTTTTAAAATATTTAATAAAGATACTATATTTAGTTGTTTATTCCTAATTTCAAGTCACGGCCTGATAAAGTAACAGCTGTGAAGAGTTTAAAAAAGCTTACTAGCATAATAATTCTCATAAAAAATGCCATTTTTCATGAGATCATACTCAAAACCTTTTAGAAAATCCTCAAAATTTAATTGTGAATCAAACTTTAATTCAAGAAATTCTCGAAGTTGTCGAGCAAGCTGCTATTGCCTCAGCAAAACTAACAGGACTTGGTCAAAAAGATGAAGCTGATGCTGCAGCTGTCGAAGCGATGAGATTGCGCATGGGCAAAATTGAAATGAAAGGGAAAATTGTTATTGGAGAAGGTGAAAGAGATGAAGCACCTATGCTTTATATAGGTGAAGAGGTTGGGAGTGGAAGTGGCCCAGGTGTAGACTTTGCAGTAGATCCTTGTGAAGGGACTAATCTTTGTGCGAATAATCAAAGAGGCTCTATGGCGGTTTTAGCTGCCTCTGATACGGGTGGCCTTTTCAATGCTCCTGACTTTTACATGAACAAATTAGCAGCGCCTCCTGCGGCCAAAGGTAAAGTAGATATAAGAAATTCAGCTACTGAAAACTTGAAGATACTAAGTGATTGCTTGGGTCTTTCTATTGATGAGCTTACTGTTGTTGTAATGGATAGGACTAGGCATAAAGATTTAATTAAAGAGATTCGAGGATGTGGTGCAAAAGTACAACCGATTTCTGATGGTGATGTTCAAGCTGCGATTGCATGTGGTTTCGCAGGAACTGGAACACATTGCTTGATGGGTATAGGTGCAGCTCCTGAGGGTGTTATTTCAGCTGCTGCAATGAGAGCTCTTGGTGGACACTTTCAAGGACAACTAGTTTATGATCCAGCAATCGCTCAAACTTCTGAATGGGCTGATTACACAAAAGAAGGAAATATTAAACGTCTTAATGAAATGGGCATAACCGATATAGATAAAATCTATGAAGCTAATGAATTGGCATCGGGGGAAAATGTTGTTTTCGCTGGAAGTGGAATAACTGATGGATTACTATTTGACGGAGTTAAATTTGAAAGGGATTGTGTTAGAACAAGCAGTCTTGTTATTAGTACATTAGATAGTACTGCAAGGTTTACAAATACTGTACATATAAAAGATGGTGCTAAGAGTATCAGCCTTTAAAAATTCATTGTTGATATTATGCATATTGTTGTCGTCGGACTGAGTCATCGCACGGCACCTGTTGAAGTGCGTGAGAAGCTAAGTATTCCTGACCAATCCATAACAGAATCATTGAAAGCATTAAAAACTTTCTCTGATGTATTAGAGGTGTCAATCTTAAGTACTTGTAATAGGTTGGAAATATATGCACTAGTAAAGGATAAAAATACTGGAATTTCATCTATAAAAGAATTTATATCAGAATATTCTGGAATTATTTTTGAAGATTTAAATCCACATCTTTTTTGCTTTAGACAGGAAGAAGCAGTTTTGCATTTGATGAAAGTCTCGGCAGGACTAGATAGCCTCGTTTTAGGGGAAGGACAAATTCTTTCGCAGGTAAAAAAAATGATGAGATTAGGTCAAGAGAATCAATCTACTGGACCAATTCTTAATAGATTATTAACTCAATCAGTTAGTACAGGTAAAAAAGTAAGATCTGAAACAAATTTAGGAACTGGAGCAGTATCAATTAGTTCAGCAGCGGTAGAACTTGCTCAATTAAAAATTGGCCAAGAAAAGGGTTTTGATACTCTTGTAAGTTTGGAATCAGAGAACGTTCTTGTTGTTGGTGCCGGGCGAATGAGTAGGCTTTTAATAACTCATTTAAAATCAAAAGGATGTCATAAACTTATACTTTTAAATAGAAATATTGATAGAGCATTAAATCTTGCTCAAGACTTCCCTGATTTAGAGATTGTTTGTAGAGGATTAAACGAATTAGAAGAAAACATATCACTATCTTCCATTGTTTTTACAAGTACTGCTTCTGAAGAGCCAATTATTGATCTTGCAAAAATTGAAAAATTAAATTTGAGTAATAGACTTAAATTTATTGATATTGGTGTACCGAGAAATATATCTAATAATGTCAAACAACATGAATTTGTAAAATCATATGATGTTGATGACTTGCAAGAAGTCGTTTCACGAAATCAAGAATTTAGACAGAAAATAGCGAAGGAAGCGGAATCTTTAGTAGAAGAAGAAAGGATCATTTTTCTAGAATGGTGGGCAAGTTTAGAGGCGGTTCCAGTAATTAATAAACTTAGATCAGATTTGGAGTTGATTAGAAAAGAAGAATTGCAAAAAGCACTTAGTAGGATGGGACCAGATTTTTCGGCTCGAGAAAGAAAAGTTGTCGAAGCACTTACTAAAGGAATTATCAATAAAATACTTCACACTCCTGTTACCAAGTTAAGAAGTCCTCAATCAAGAGAAGAGAGACAAGTTTCTTTGAAAATCGTTGAAAAATTGTTTTCTTTGGTAGAAGAGGACAAAAATAACTAATTTTTCTCAATTTATATTAAGTTTTTCTAGTGATTTATCGAAATACCTTTGTAA
This region of Prochlorococcus sp. MIT 0604 genomic DNA includes:
- the glpX gene encoding class II fructose-bisphosphatase, producing MNQTLIQEILEVVEQAAIASAKLTGLGQKDEADAAAVEAMRLRMGKIEMKGKIVIGEGERDEAPMLYIGEEVGSGSGPGVDFAVDPCEGTNLCANNQRGSMAVLAASDTGGLFNAPDFYMNKLAAPPAAKGKVDIRNSATENLKILSDCLGLSIDELTVVVMDRTRHKDLIKEIRGCGAKVQPISDGDVQAAIACGFAGTGTHCLMGIGAAPEGVISAAAMRALGGHFQGQLVYDPAIAQTSEWADYTKEGNIKRLNEMGITDIDKIYEANELASGENVVFAGSGITDGLLFDGVKFERDCVRTSSLVISTLDSTARFTNTVHIKDGAKSISL
- a CDS encoding glutamyl-tRNA reductase; the protein is MHIVVVGLSHRTAPVEVREKLSIPDQSITESLKALKTFSDVLEVSILSTCNRLEIYALVKDKNTGISSIKEFISEYSGIIFEDLNPHLFCFRQEEAVLHLMKVSAGLDSLVLGEGQILSQVKKMMRLGQENQSTGPILNRLLTQSVSTGKKVRSETNLGTGAVSISSAAVELAQLKIGQEKGFDTLVSLESENVLVVGAGRMSRLLITHLKSKGCHKLILLNRNIDRALNLAQDFPDLEIVCRGLNELEENISLSSIVFTSTASEEPIIDLAKIEKLNLSNRLKFIDIGVPRNISNNVKQHEFVKSYDVDDLQEVVSRNQEFRQKIAKEAESLVEEERIIFLEWWASLEAVPVINKLRSDLELIRKEELQKALSRMGPDFSARERKVVEALTKGIINKILHTPVTKLRSPQSREERQVSLKIVEKLFSLVEEDKNN